A stretch of Carnobacterium iners DNA encodes these proteins:
- a CDS encoding redox-sensing transcriptional repressor Rex, which produces MKSEQEEHYVPRATAKRLPVYYRCLKKLADKGVKRIKSQEISELTQIPSATIRRDFSHFGELGRSGYGYEVDYVLEVFHEILNVNKIVNIALVGVGNIGKALIANNFRRDDNMKITCAFEKNEEESGKILSGVPIYSIDQMRSVLSRENIHVAISTVPSEYSQESINMLVDSGITSILNFAPGRVVVPSRVDVRYIDLTGEILTLVYYDGKLLPPTIKR; this is translated from the coding sequence ATGAAAAGTGAGCAGGAAGAACACTATGTACCTAGGGCAACTGCTAAAAGATTACCAGTTTATTACCGATGTTTAAAAAAGCTTGCAGATAAAGGAGTAAAGAGGATTAAATCACAAGAAATTAGTGAATTAACACAGATACCCTCAGCAACAATCCGCCGTGATTTTTCTCATTTCGGAGAATTAGGTAGAAGTGGATACGGTTATGAAGTTGATTACGTATTAGAAGTCTTCCATGAAATTTTAAATGTGAATAAAATCGTAAATATAGCTTTAGTGGGTGTAGGAAATATAGGTAAAGCGTTAATCGCTAATAATTTTCGTAGAGACGATAATATGAAAATAACATGTGCTTTCGAAAAAAATGAAGAAGAATCTGGAAAAATTTTATCCGGCGTTCCGATTTATTCTATCGATCAAATGAGAAGTGTTTTATCTCGTGAAAATATTCATGTAGCTATTTCTACCGTTCCGAGTGAATACTCTCAAGAGTCGATAAATATGCTAGTGGACTCAGGAATTACCTCTATTTTAAATTTTGCCCCAGGTAGAGTAGTTGTTCCTTCAAGAGTTGATGTTCGTTATATTGACCTGACTGGTGAAATATTAACATTGGTTTATTATGATGGGAAATTGCTTCCACCGACTATAAAAAGGTAA
- a CDS encoding cysteine desulfurase family protein, whose translation MIYFDNSATTSVNEEVLQTIIEVTKNINGNPSSMHEIGNKSAALIHQSRTQIASLLAVSPEEIFFTSGGTEGDNWAVKGTAIEKKNYGNHIITTTIEHPAVSESIYQLEQFGFEVTYLSVDKDGIISVKDLEKAIRKDTILVSVMAVNNEVGSLQPIEEIGEVLKNYPTIHFHVDAVQAIGKIPLLLGPQSRIDIAVFSSHKFHGPKGAGFIYLKKGRKIAPLFNGGGQENRMRSGTENVAGIAATGKALRLILTDSVNKQEKQRKIRDYLMNELASYKKVMLFSTKAGAPHILCFALKGIRGEVLLHAFENELIYISTTSACSSKNKKSSGTLSAMHIPNTLAVDAVRVSLSDTNTLEEAKQFLSVFKVLYKKFQSIHA comes from the coding sequence ATGATTTATTTTGATAATAGTGCAACAACTAGTGTTAACGAAGAAGTATTACAAACAATTATAGAGGTGACTAAAAATATTAATGGAAATCCTTCTAGTATGCATGAAATTGGAAATAAATCTGCCGCGTTAATACATCAATCACGTACGCAAATAGCTTCTTTACTTGCAGTTAGCCCAGAAGAGATTTTTTTTACTAGCGGTGGAACAGAAGGAGATAATTGGGCTGTTAAAGGAACAGCTATTGAGAAAAAAAATTATGGGAATCATATTATTACAACAACTATAGAACACCCAGCTGTTAGTGAATCTATCTATCAACTAGAACAATTTGGTTTTGAAGTTACCTATCTATCAGTTGATAAAGATGGTATTATTTCCGTTAAAGACCTAGAAAAAGCTATACGAAAAGACACTATTTTAGTATCTGTTATGGCCGTAAATAATGAAGTAGGTAGCTTGCAACCCATTGAGGAAATTGGCGAAGTATTAAAAAATTATCCAACCATTCATTTTCATGTGGATGCCGTTCAAGCTATAGGAAAGATTCCTTTACTTCTAGGTCCACAATCTCGTATTGATATTGCTGTTTTTTCAAGTCACAAGTTTCATGGGCCAAAAGGAGCAGGATTTATTTACTTGAAAAAAGGAAGAAAGATAGCTCCTTTATTTAACGGAGGTGGACAAGAAAATCGTATGCGGAGCGGAACAGAAAATGTTGCCGGCATAGCAGCAACTGGAAAAGCTCTTCGCTTAATATTAACTGATTCTGTTAACAAACAAGAAAAGCAAAGAAAAATACGAGATTATTTAATGAATGAATTGGCTAGTTACAAAAAAGTAATGTTGTTTTCGACGAAAGCAGGAGCGCCACATATCCTTTGTTTTGCTTTAAAGGGAATTAGAGGAGAAGTTTTGCTTCATGCTTTCGAAAATGAGTTAATCTATATATCCACTACTAGCGCTTGCTCTAGTAAGAATAAAAAGAGCTCTGGTACTCTCTCAGCTATGCATATACCAAATACACTTGCCGTGGATGCTGTCCGTGTCAGCTTGTCAGATACAAATACGCTAGAAGAAGCAAAGCAATTTTTAAGTGTCTTTAAAGTTTTATATAAAAAATTTCAATCCATCCATGCTTAA
- the thiI gene encoding tRNA uracil 4-sulfurtransferase ThiI, producing the protein MQYNEVMVRYGELSTKGKNKKKFINKLIQNVKFALYDFEQLEVTGDRDRMHLKLNGADSAIVLERLESIFGIQNFSPVMRLERDIEKMKKITVEMVQELYTEGKSFKITARRSDHEFSLDTDQINHLLGSEVLKNIEDIKVKMKNPDINIRVEIRNEGIFLSSETILGAGGLPVGSSGKGILMLSGGIDSPVAGYLTMKRGVEIEAVHFHSPPYTSTRSLQKAKDLTSKMAAFVGNIVFIEVPFTEIQEEIKKCVPEGYSMTVTRRMMLRITEKIREKQNGLAIINGESLGQVASQTLHSMIAINDVTVTPIIRPVVSMDKNEIIDLAQKIETFELSIQPFEDCCTIFAPTTPKTRPDLEKSRRYEARLNIEELIQHTMDNLVYSEIKVGDTLENQQTDKYSSLL; encoded by the coding sequence ATGCAATATAATGAAGTAATGGTCCGATATGGAGAATTATCTACTAAAGGAAAAAATAAAAAGAAATTCATTAATAAATTAATCCAAAATGTAAAATTTGCTTTGTACGATTTTGAACAACTTGAGGTAACAGGCGATCGAGATCGGATGCATCTGAAATTAAATGGTGCAGATAGTGCTATTGTTTTAGAAAGATTAGAGTCTATCTTTGGCATCCAAAATTTCTCTCCAGTAATGAGATTGGAAAGAGATATTGAAAAAATGAAAAAAATAACCGTGGAGATGGTCCAAGAGTTATATACAGAAGGTAAGTCCTTTAAAATTACAGCACGGCGTTCAGATCACGAGTTTAGTCTGGATACGGATCAGATTAATCATTTACTAGGATCTGAAGTTTTAAAAAATATAGAAGATATTAAGGTGAAAATGAAAAATCCTGATATTAATATTCGCGTTGAAATCAGAAATGAAGGTATTTTTCTATCTAGCGAAACAATCTTAGGAGCGGGTGGATTACCAGTTGGTTCGAGCGGAAAAGGAATATTGATGTTATCCGGTGGGATTGACTCCCCAGTAGCAGGCTATTTGACGATGAAGCGTGGTGTAGAAATTGAAGCGGTCCATTTTCACAGCCCCCCCTATACAAGCACTAGGTCTCTACAAAAAGCTAAGGATTTAACCTCTAAAATGGCTGCATTTGTAGGGAATATTGTCTTTATTGAAGTCCCATTTACTGAGATTCAAGAAGAGATAAAAAAATGTGTGCCTGAGGGATATTCAATGACCGTAACACGACGGATGATGTTACGAATCACAGAAAAAATTCGTGAAAAGCAAAATGGATTGGCAATCATTAATGGCGAATCTCTTGGACAAGTAGCTTCGCAGACTTTGCATAGTATGATTGCCATTAATGATGTAACAGTCACACCGATTATTAGACCAGTTGTATCAATGGATAAAAATGAAATAATTGATTTAGCTCAAAAGATTGAGACATTTGAACTGTCTATCCAACCTTTTGAAGATTGTTGTACTATATTTGCTCCTACTACTCCAAAAACAAGGCCCGATTTAGAAAAAAGTAGGCGCTATGAAGCAAGACTTAATATAGAAGAATTAATCCAACATACAATGGATAATTTAGTTTACTCTGAAATAAAAGTGGGAGATACTCTAGAAAACCAGCAAACTGATAAATATTCTTCACTATTATAA